CAGAACACGACCCACCATTCGAGGAGCTTATGAATCCTTCAGCACGATCGTTCGGCATCTCCGCTTCTTCTTCGGTTTTACACACCACATGAAGGGGTGAATCATCCTCCAGACATCATTGGAAAATTGGTTTATACAGCTTAGTATCTCCTGAAAACTCTTGAGAAAGGTTCGGCCGCAGTCTGAGAAGATCTTCATCGTGAAGATCATCCCCAGGTGAGTCTGAAGCGTTGATTGGAAAATCCGACATGTTGCAGTGTATGAGTGTTGCATTCTGACTATTCGTGCTTCAAGCGTTCAAATATATATTACAGTTGTAGAGGAAGGGCTGGGGGGCGGGGCACGAGGAGGGGCGGGCGGGGACCGAGGGAAGGGCTCTCTCTAGTTCAGCGCATCAATCGGGTCTACAGAGCACCCCCTGCCGGAGCGGGGGTGCACGTGATACCCAGAGCATGTAGTAGCTGGGGTATGTGGGGGCTATGCCCTCTGCCCGCAACACACATCACTGACTGGCCGCTCAGCCGAGAGACGCGCTAGCGGCCGCATGCTATCACGAGGCCACCGCAGTGACAGCGGGAACGGCGGGTCCCGCCCGTCACCTGAGTGAGCAGCTGATATGTAACAATCAGAAAGAACGCAGCGGCcggtggaagaggaggctgatcccccgacacacaacacacctcactgacttGCCGCCTAGCCGAGCCAGACATTTAATGCTCTCTGTGGTGGGTACACCGGGACAGTTTACTCTCGATAGTTTGAAGATATTCAGAATCCTGTCGTTTTTATGGAACAACCTCCGGTGTTGTGCAGAGTTCTGCCTTCAGGTTTTTAGCAGCAAATGTAAACTCCATAAAACAGTTCTTTCTGTCGGTTTTATCAGTAACTACAAAAGACCCAAAGTAATCGGAAAAGCTGGGATTTTTTTAGCGTTAGAATTTGCCTCATCTGAAACAGAACTGCTGCTTTTGtcaatcagtgtgtgtttacacaggcAACCATTGGAAACAGCCGCAGAATGGCATTACTCTGTCACGACAGTACATGTTGAACCATTTAATCCAAGCATATCCAGAAATTAGGCGAGATGCGCCTATCTCTTTCTTTTGGACTAAGTTGGGCTCTTCCTTTTGTGAAAACAGTGATAGCTGGCTGAAATCCCAATCCAGCATCAGCAAGacggtcctgggttcaaatcaAGCCCGGGGccattctgtgtggagctggtatgtttttcctgtgtttgcGTGGATTCCCTCctggtactccagcttcctcccccggtacaaaaacatgcatgtgaagtaAATTGCCTCTCGGTGTGTGTGATTATCTGTTCCTATGTGATGCACTGGAGTCCGGTCCAGGCTGGACCCTGCCGGTGCCCACAAGCAGCCGGGACTGACTCTGGtaaccctgaacaggataagtGATTCCGAAAACGAATGAATTTCAATATAATACACAGTGTGTTGTTCCTGGGATGACTGTGAAGGTTGGAAATATCTGTATTGAGGTTGACAGAAGTGTCTGTAAAAAAACGGACAATGTCCTGGTAGAAAATCATCAGaatattttcaatcattttacAGATGTTTCTGTTACAGTGTCGATAATTTTGAGTGCAgttttcaaagacaaaaaattgtgtaatattactttttttaagGATGATATTCAAATAATTCagtataaatgtaaatataatttgtattttatgGAAACTTAAAAGATTCCAAAACATCGCTTAAAAATACTTGTGTAATCTGTTATACAAACAAATGTGAATGCAGTGAGCTTGTCGGGGTTCACAGAGCAGAGCTTCTTACTCTTCGccttcctccttcagcttcatctGCTAGGTCTTCACGAAacacattgtaaaaaaaatgctttaagaaTCTGAAATTTCAAGATAACATGATGTGACACATTAagctttcttcatttttgcttgttgttgttgacataGCTGAGGTTTACAAGTTCTGACAGGAGTTTTGTCAACTTGGATCTTTTTGTTGACTTCATTATGATAATCCTGCAAGGCTGAACCAGAAAGAGTTCTGGTTCCAGTGTCATGTCTTTCTGCATTCGCCAAATGGAGATATTCTTTTAGAATAAATGTCGAAAACTGTTTACCTTCAATGCTGTGTATTTCCCAATTGACTGAACACAGATATTCTTGATGAAAAACCATGCAATAGTTACTATTATTGCTTTTAACTGTATGAAATGTGCTACTTAAATAAAGGTTGATCTGATTGAATGACACATGAGGGCTTTTTAGTTATTGACCTGAAAATGCTGAGATGTCTTGAAGGCCATCTGGTTGCTTTTTTCACAAGTAAGATGATTCAGTCCATCATGAGGAAGTTGGTGACGCTTAAAGATTTGATAATAGACCTCAGTCAGCATTTGGTTCTATGATTAACCACGATGCAGAAAGTTTGGCACGGATAAATTGAGGACATTTGTTCCTGATGgcttaaatgaataaaatgaatgtgaaattGCAGTTTACCTTAAAGTAAAATGCTTTGTAACTGCACCAGTCCAAAGAAATAATGGTCGCACATCTCACAGATGTGTTTTAGAGTTTTATTCCATCTTTCCTCCTCTGTAGACACtgtgaaaactacaaaaacaaagacataaaaacatttgaaatatgcATATCTTATCATTCTTAGAAGTCTCTCAACAAATGTCCAGCATTTATACAAGTGCAAGATTAAATTGTCCATTCAAGGCCGGTTATTCAACATTATAAACTCATACAAAACCATATAAAGACTACAAAATGGCATTTACCATGTGCACCTCCTGGACAATGCTGAATATCGCCCTACTACTTCACCCCATAATGCCACAGGTGCGACCTCTGAACTCTCATCATGTGACCTGTTCCTCTAaattaaaactgatttaaacTTACATAAGGAACAGTACATCCATTTTACAAATTTGAAATCAGCATTTATTGATGATGAATTGAAACATTAATGAAATCatgagaaaaatgtaaaataaacatttcaatttaatttcagGAAAAATGTCTCAGTTACACTGCCTGACCCTGAAATCTGTGCAAATATCAACCACAGCATGGTTTTGTATGCAGACAGACGTTCATCAAACATTGTTTGTACAGCAATGTGGCTTTTTGCACTAAAACTGACAAATATAACTTTTGCCTTTGAGTTTGTTGCTTTTTAACTGGGTGTAATTTCAGTTAGGTTGTATGTTGACTCTCTTTATTTTAACTAGTTTATGTTGTGTGACACAATGAACACTGTTTTATTCTACCATATGTGATTACAAAATGAGTGATCCTAATATTTACTGCTTGATGCTTTCAGGTGCAGAAAATGGCTAAACGACAGTGTGGGCATCCCACTGTCTGTCAGGGTCGGGGTGCTGGTGCCCTCAGTGGGCTTTGCCTGCCACTCACGGTGTGGACGGCCCCAGTGGTGGCATTTTCTCTGCTCCTCAGTGCCACCACGTCACCCTAATGTAAGTCATGTGAGCACACAAAGGtgatatttaaaataaagactgatCTGATTTGATAACAGATGAAGGTTTTTTGAAttactgagctgaaaatgctgagATGTCTCAAAAGCCAACAGGAGAAAGACTCAAAGAAATCCAACATGCTTTAATTTCCCGCTACTCCCTGGTGAACCGTCTCCAGGAGACGATGCAGAGACGTCTGAGTAATAAGCGGAGATCTGACTTGCCACGGCCAATGAGATTGGCCTTAAACTTTGCCCAGGAAGTGATGAGCTTGCTGCCTCTTTTTACCCAATATCTGCTCAGCCTTTTCCTAGACTGGTGTTTGGCTGCCTTCtcagttcctgtttttttttctaccaagAACATTAGGTTAAATAAGTTGACAGTAACATCCCCTGTTGTAGATATATCCTTCACAGGCTTTAGAAAACAGCATTGACCTTTGGGCTGTATATTGTGATCAGAGAGATTATCCATCGTAAGTTAGTCGGCAGCAAGGTATTCTTTATCCCTCTGTTCCAAAACCGTAGATTAGAAGACCTCTTTTCCTCTCCACAGAGAAGTGCTCGCCTCCGAAAACCAGCAGATCATCATCGAACAGCTTTTCCAAGCATCAGACGGTATCTTTGGATCTCCTGGACACTCCACAGAACTCTAAGGTGGTTGATAGGTAAGTAGAGCCATCCTCTTCCACTCCTTTATCCTCATCACCAGATGTTGGGTTAAGTGTTGAAGTTAGAGACTGCTGCTGACGACTCTCTTGGGTTATTAGACTAGATACTAAGTGGAAATAAACCATTTGATTGTTcactgaatgtatttattttcttaattttactGGCGTGTGTTGACAATAATAATCCATGGAGGATGTCCCTTTTGTTCCATTTTCCATTCCGCTATGTGCTTCGTCACTGCAGTTAGAAAGCCATTCTGCAGAATGCAAGGGAGCTTCAGGGTTACAAAAGAAGAACACTGTTTTAGCACTGGAAATCATCCCTGAGCAGAACTTTTATTCTACTATCACACCTGTCGAAATACTGGACCCCCCCAGGCCCAAAGGGaggacgtgggcctgacctctgatgggctcaccacccaccgagggaaaaGTAGGGGCTGGGTGAAgggtggattgggtggcagctgaTGGCAGGGTGCCCAGCAACaagatccccggacacagagacgaGCTCTACTAGAGCTGGAGGAAATGTGTGGGCacagggaagtctggacatCACTACTTAGACTGCTACCACCTTGAACCGGTCCCACATAAGCAgttgggtggctgtggttcagtggggagagcagtcgtcgcACAATTGAGTCGTTgtgagtttgattcctgtctccccctgtctgcatgtcgacaGGGGGCCCAGCTTGCCCGACTtgcttgggcaagacactgaaccattAATtgcccgccccccaccccccataaTAAAATTGTAGAATTAtagttgaagatggatggatgtagggTTGGTGATCCTAATATTTACCACTTGATGCTTACAGGTGCAGAAAATGGCGAAACAACTCCTGCAGATCCTTGCCTTGTGGACTTTTGTGATCGGCATTGTGCAGTGCTGTCCAAAGCAGTGCAGCTGCCACGATAGATATGGCAACCACGTGGCAGCCTGTGCTTACAAAGACCTGCGGGAGGTACCTGTTGGTCTCCCCTCCAATGTCTCCTCTGTGATCCTTTCGTCAAACAAGATCAAATTTCTGAAAAGTAAAAGCTTCATCAACGTCACGCAGGCCACTGCTCTCTATCTGGCTCGCAATGAAATGGTCACAATAGAAAGAGGCACGCTGGCGCCCCTGACTCAGCTTCTCATTCTGGACATCAGTTCCAATAAGATTGTGAACTTTCCATGGGAGGATCTGGTCAACCTCACAGctcttcatattttaaaaattaacaACAATGAGATGGTGAACCTTCCAATGGATGCCTTTTCCACACTCGAAGACATGCGATTTCTgcacatcaacaacaacaaattcaCCACCATTGTGCAGGGTACCTTCAGTGCTCTCTCCTATTTGTCCCATCTTCAGATTTTTGACAACCCTTTTGCCTGCTCCTGCAGTCTGGAGTGGCTCAGGGATTGGATTTCTACAACAAAAATTTCCGTCCCTGAGTTGACCTCAATTGTGTGTGACACCCCTGAAAACCTGAAAGGTATGATGGTCACAAATATTACTAAACTGGACTGTGAGGCTCCTGCTGTCACTGTAACATCTCAGCCAAACATTGATGAATCAGATCTCTATGAAGGTGTCATGGTCATCTTAAACTGTGTGACAAAGGGAAGCCCCACGCCACAGGTCAGCTGGGAGGTGACTGTTGGAAATCAAAATTATATGTTTCCTTTGCCCTCCACTGGAGAAATGAATGATAAGCCCATTAATGATAAGACAACCAGGAACAGATTCCTTGTTTTCAGAAACGGCTCTCTCATTATTCCTCGTTTGAGTGAAAAGGAGAATGGTAATTACAGCTGCACTGCAGTCAATGACTTAGGCAAGGCAGAGAGCGGCGTTAAAGTGGTCCTGACTGTTTCACCAGGAACCTCATCCTCAACACCTGGCTTCAGTCCACCTGCAGAATCCATCACTTTGACTTTATTGACAATTTTAATTTCTTCTGGAATCATCCATCTCTCTTTGGGAGATATGGAGTCCACCTGGATCAGCTAGGCAGCCGAACCCGAGCGGCTGACATTCGACATGTTGTCTGGACTTCTCCTCGTGCATGACTGTTGATGTGTTGTGCTCCCCCTCCACACTGTAAGCTCCAACAGTTCTACTTGGTCATAATTAATTAGGGTGAAACAGTCAAAAGTTTAGATTTTTGCCATTTTACTGGAAACTGGTTAGGAAACTGAGGTATCACACAGCAAAAACTTCAAGCAAAAAtgttcttgatttcagagaattttctcttaaatcaattctttctatcttgatgaaatataatatttaagtcAATTTATCTGACTTTAtctgaaatcaaataaaatgagacattttcactcaaaaaaagttcaaaaaacatgctcagatttggattttttgtaGTGCTGTCAGAAACCAGGACTTGAAAGGATCTAGACAGTTTGAAGGCAGGATCGAGAGGTGCTGACCCCTCGTTATGGACAGACATTTCATTCATGGACATTTAATGCTCTCTGGTGGGTACACCGGGACAGTTTACTCACGATAGTTTGAAGGTATTCAGAATCCTGACGATTTTGTAGAACAACCTCCGGTGTTGTGCAGAGTTCCACCTGCAGGTTTCAGCAGCAAATGGAAACCGCACGAGACAATACTTTCTGTCAGTTTTATCAGTAACTGCAAAAGACACAAAGTACATCAAAAAAGCTGGGATTTTTTTAGCATTAGAATTTGTCATCTGAAACagaactgctgctgttgtcaatcagtgtgtgtttacacagacgaCCGTTGGAAACAGCTGCAGAATGGCATTACTCTGTCAGGAGTCACGACAGTACATGTTGAACCATTTTATTCAAGAATATCCAGAAATTAGGAGAGATGCGCCTATCTCTTTCTTTTGGACTCAGTTGGGCTCTTCCTCCTGTGAAAACAGGGATAGCTGGCTTAATTCCCAGTGTAGCCATGAGGAAGCCCCGCAATGAAATATGATGAAATTTCAAGAACAATCCAGCATCAGCAAGATGATCCTGGGTTCAAATCAAGcccggggcctttctgtgtggagttggcatgtttttcctgtgtttgtgtggattcTCTCCTgatactccagcttcctcccccggtacaaacaaatgcatgtgaagtaaattgcctctcggtgtgtgtgactgtctgtcccGATGTGATGCACTGGAGTCCGGTCCAGGCTGGACCCTGCCGTTGCCCACAAGCAGCCGGGACTGACTCTGGTAACCATGAACAGgataagtgattaaaaaaacaaatgaatttcAATATAATATACAGCGTGTTGTTACTGGGATGACTGTGATGTTTGGAGATATCTGTATTGAGGTTGACAGAAGTGTCTGCAGAAAAACGGACAATGTTCTGGCAGAAAATCGCCAGAATATTTTCGATTATtttacagatgtttttgttACAGTGACGATAATTTTGAGTGCAGTTTTCACAGATGGAAAGTTGTGTAATATTACTTTTATTTAAGGATAATATTCAGATAATTcagtataaatataaatataatttgtTTTTTATGGAAACTTAATAGTTTCCACAACATCACTTAAAAATACTTGTGTAATCTGTTATACAAACAAATATGAGTGCAGAGAGCTTGTCGGGGTTCACAGAGCAGAGCTTCTCACTCTTCGccttcctccttcagcttcatctGCTCGGTCTTCTCGAAGCacattgtaaaaacaaaaatgctttgaaaatcTGGAAATTCAAGATAACATGATGTGACACATTGAACTTTCTTAATTTTTGCTTCTTGTTGTTGACATTGCTGAGGTTTACAAGTTCTGACAGGAGTTTTGTCAACTTGAATCTTTTTGTTGACTTCATTAGGATAATCCTGCAAGGCTGAACCAGAAAGAGTTCTGGTTCCAGTGTCATGTGTTTCTGCATTCACCAAATGGAGATATTCTTTTTGAATAAATGTCAAAACCTTTTTACCTTCAATGCTGTGTATTTCCCAATTGACTGAACACAGATATTCTTGATGAATAATCATGCAATAGTTACTACTATTATTGTTTTTAACTGTAtgaaatgtgttatttaaaTAAAGGTTGATCTGATTTAATGACACATGAGGGCTTTTTAGTTATTGACCTGAAAATGCTGAGATGTCTTGAAGGCCATCTGGTTGCTTTTTTCACAAGTAAGATGATTCAGTCCATCATGAGGAAGTTGGTGACGCTTGACGTGGATTCCCTCctggtactccagcttcctcccccggtacaaaacaaatgcatgtgaagtaaattgcctctcagtgtgtgtgattgtctgttcCTATGTGATTCACTGGAGTCCGATCCAGGACTGATTCTGGtaaccctgaacaggataagtgattaaaaaaacgaATTAATTTCAATATAATACATATTGTGTTGTTACTGGGATGACTGTGAAGGTTGGAAATGTCTGTATTGAGGTTGACAGAAGTGTCTGCAGAAAAACGGGCAATGTCCTGGTAGAAAATCGCCAGAATATTTTCGATTATtttacagatgtttttgttACAGTAACGATAATTTTGAGTGCAGTTTTCACAGATGAAAAGCTGTGTAATATTACCTTTTTTAAAGATGATATTCAGATAATTCagtataaatgtaaatataatttgtattttatgGAAACTTAAAAGTTTCCACAACATCACTTAAAATACTTGTGTAATCTGTTATACAAACAAATATGAGTGCAGTGAGCTTGTCGGGGTTCACAGAGCAGAGCTTCTCTCTCTTCgtcttcctccttcagcttcatctGCTCGGTCTTCACGaaacacactgtaaaaacaaaaatgctttgaaaatcTGAAACTTCAAGATAACATGATGTGACACATTGAACTTTCTTAATTTTTGCTTCTTGTTGTTGACATTGCTGAGGTTTACAAGTTCTGACAGGAGTTTTATCAACTTGGATCTTTTTGTTCACTTCATTAGGATAATCCTGCAAGGCTGAACCAGAAAGAGTTCTGGTTCCAGTGTCATGTGTTTCTGCATTCACCAAATGAAGATATTCTTTTCGACTAAATGTCGAAAACTTTTTACCTTCAATGCTGTGTATTTCCCAATTGACTGAGCACAGATATTCTTGATGAATAATCATGCAATAGTTACTACTATTATTGCTTTTAACTGTATGAAATGTGCTATTCAAATAAAGGTTGATCTGATTTAAAGCCACAGTGcctaacttttaaatgtctatgaatatccgttttagccaagccactactagtggagatgacaaaatgcagattaagccgatcggctcctctcaCATGTCGTGGGATTTTTCAagatatataattcttgctttgcgtgtcaaccggcgacattcccgcacTGTCGcccaggaaattacgcattttatgTCACagcaagaagggagggggaggacgcacggagggtctcatagcaacatgcaggagctcaggcagaatgaggaagcagCAAGGCAGATAATCCAACGAAATGGCCGAGAAAaagtcctgaagtggatcctaccacccAAAAAAGCCTGGACAGTCGGCAGAAGGATTGCTGGTgaagaaggaaagtgaccgaTGGAGAAGGCAAATGAGGATTTGTATTGCCGTGGCTTTTCCTCAGTGGAGAGCGTTTGTCATAACCtctttgcgtttctgtggcaaaaaaaaagaaaacaataattacctcttcggaagagtccatctttttttcaccagctgtccttattcacacagaataaaaatctAACGGGCTGTGGAAATGTGAATCACCATGacagcggtgggggggggggggcaccaggGACACTTGGGcatacgtcatgtggaagcgccagCTTTATTATTGTaggaacgcagaattccgctaaaGGGCGAccaaagttacgcactatagctttaatgaCAGAAGAGGCCTTTTTAATGATTGAACTGAAAATGCTGAGATGTATCGAAGGCCATTTTTCACAAGTAAGATGATTCACTCCATCATGAGGAAGTTGGTGACGCTTAAAGATGTGATAATAGACCTTAGTCAGCGTTTGGTTTTATGATTAACCACGATGCAGAAAGTTTGGCACGGATAAATTGAGGACATTTGTTCCTGATGgctcaaatgaataaaatggatGTGAAATTGCAGTTTACCTAAAAGTAAAATGCTTTGTCACTGCACCAGTCCAAAGAAATAATGGTCGCACATCTCACAGATGTGTTTTAGAGTTTTATTCTGTCTTctaaacacagggtacataggtTACAAGAagaacaatcatcaatggcatgtagcaatacaatgaaattacagtagtacaatgaaattacattgaaacgagagaaggagccgaactgggagccggttccacatggtaggagcccggggttcagtaagcgcttacacccactgggtccaggttacctcgattaatcagtggagcagctgttttgtttgatgcccaattagaacaagctgtctcaatggatcagccgtgATTGATGTTcagtctgcgatccctcaagcacagcctcttcgtccagggttttagtgttctgactttttggtctcccacagtggaaagagagagagagagggggagagatcattttatttccattgaagtggacacaggttcacagatttaaacaataaatccacgactcattttcccaacatcaccttacagaacagttacataatatttgagagagagagagagaggacgtgaCCCCTAACTttaagctttattgaatagaaaggtcttaagcctcgtcttaaaaaccgagactgtgtcagcctcccttacagacactgggacctggttccacataacaggagcctgatagctaaaggctctgcctcctgttctacttttagagaaccgaGGAACCTCCACCAAACCAACACTCTGAGAAGGAAGTGTTCTCCTGGGACCGTATGGGACTaatagctgtttaagatatgatggggcctggttgttcagggctttataggttaagaagacgattttaaattctattctatatttaacaggaagccagtgaagggaagctaatattggggtgatatgatctctccgactggttcttgtgagaactcttgctgcagcattttgaacgagttggagactttttaggcagttattgggGCCCCCTGATAACAAagaattacagtagtctactctggaggtaacaaatgcatggattaatttctcagcatcactttgagtcagcatgttcctgattttagaaatattacgcaggtgaaagaaggaggtccgacagacctgtttaatgtgggagtgaaGGGATAAGTCTTGGTCAAAgatcactcccaggttcctcacagtgttactgggagttaaagcaacaccatctggggtcagtatttgattagataatttttctctcaggtgttttgggccaaataaaatgaattctgttttatctgaatttaagaggagaaaattatgactcaaCCAGATTTTTGTCATTAAGACAAGCTTGtaatttgacaagttgatcgGTGTCATCTGCTTTCAGGGAAaggtagatctgtgtatcatctgcataacagtggaagttaatggagtgttaacctgatgatgttccctacaggaagTCATGTAAGTCATGTGAGCACACAAAGGtgatatttaaaataaagactgatCTGACTTTATCAGAGATGAAGGCTTTTTATTTACTGAACTGAAAATGCTGAGATGTCTCAAAAGCCAACAGGAGAAAGACTCAAAGAAATCCAACATGCTTTAATTTCCCGCTACTCCCTGGTGAACCGTCTCCAGGAGACGATGCAGAGACGTCTGAGTAATAAGTGGAGATCTGACTTGCCACGGCCAATGAGATTGGCCTTAAACTTTGCCCAGGAAGTGATGAGCTTGCTGCCTCTTTTTACCCAATATCTGCTCAGCCTTTTCCTAGACTGGTGTTTGGCTGCCTTCtcagttcctgtttttttttctaccaagAACATTAGGTTAAATAAGTTGACAGTAACATCCCCTGTTGTAGATATATCCTTCACAGGCTTTAGAAAACAGCATTGACCTTTGGGCTGTAAATTGTGATCAGAGAAATTATCCATCGTAAGTCAGTCGGCAGCAAGGTATTCTTTATCCCTCTGTTCCAAAACCGTAGATTAGAAGACCTCTTTTCCTCTCCACAGAGAAGTGCTCGCCTCCGAAAACCAGCAGATCATCATCGAACAGCTTGTCCAAGCATCAGACGGTATCTTTGGATCTCCTGGACACTCCACATCTCGAAGGTGGTTGATAGGTAAGTAGAGCCATCCTCTTCCACTCCTTTATCCTCATCACCACATGTTGGGTTAAGTGTTGAAGTTAGAGACTGCTGCTGACGACTCTCTTGGATTACTACAATAGATACTAAGTGGAAATAAACCATTTGATTGTTcactgaatgtattt
Above is a window of Salarias fasciatus chromosome 7, fSalaFa1.1, whole genome shotgun sequence DNA encoding:
- the LOC115391612 gene encoding immunoglobulin superfamily containing leucine-rich repeat protein-like; translated protein: MAKQLLQILALWTFVIGIVQCCPKQCSCHDRYGNHVAACAYKDLREVPVGLPSNVSSVILSSNKIKFLKSKSFINVTQATALYLARNEMVTIERGTLAPLTQLLILDISSNKIVNFPWEDLVNLTALHILKINNNEMVNLPMDAFSTLEDMRFLHINNNKFTTIVQGTFSALSYLSHLQIFDNPFACSCSLEWLRDWISTTKISVPELTSIVCDTPENLKGMMVTNITKLDCEAPAVTVTSQPNIDESDLYEGVMVILNCVTKGSPTPQVSWEVTVGNQNYMFPLPSTGEMNDKPINDKTTRNRFLVFRNGSLIIPRLSEKENGNYSCTAVNDLGKAESGVKVVLTVSPGTSSSTPGFSPPAESITLTLLTILISSGIIHLSLGDMESTWIS